In candidate division KSB1 bacterium, the following proteins share a genomic window:
- a CDS encoding Crp/Fnr family transcriptional regulator, translated as MNQPHCAACEVGSNGVLSSLSAAQQQELAVHKLEREYRRGQVIFSTGDDLGYLFCIHSGYVKLSKLGNHGDELVIRVLGPGEIAGYRPLLANEPAAVTAECAVLSWLCLIPRSLFLRWIEESHELSMRMIHKLARELRESEDRWLSRANEPAEIRLARFIRQLLPGRSAIEQHEVMPRIDFPKGEIARAVGVTPSTLSRLLSALAERGIIKLSSRHFTVVNPKYFSSL; from the coding sequence ATGAATCAGCCACACTGCGCGGCTTGCGAGGTGGGCAGCAATGGAGTTCTGAGTAGCCTCTCCGCAGCTCAGCAACAGGAACTTGCGGTCCACAAACTGGAACGTGAGTATCGCAGGGGTCAGGTCATCTTTTCGACCGGTGACGATCTCGGTTATCTCTTTTGTATCCACAGCGGCTATGTAAAGCTCTCAAAGCTGGGCAATCACGGCGATGAGTTGGTAATCCGGGTGCTGGGACCAGGCGAGATCGCGGGCTACCGTCCGTTGTTAGCCAACGAGCCCGCTGCCGTGACGGCTGAATGCGCCGTACTGTCATGGCTCTGTCTGATTCCACGATCGCTCTTCTTGCGCTGGATCGAGGAGTCGCACGAGCTGTCGATGCGGATGATCCACAAGCTGGCGCGTGAACTGCGCGAATCGGAGGATCGATGGCTGTCGCGCGCGAATGAACCGGCAGAAATCAGACTGGCTCGGTTCATTCGCCAGTTGCTTCCGGGGCGATCCGCCATCGAGCAACATGAGGTCATGCCACGGATTGACTTTCCGAAGGGAGAGATCGCCCGTGCGGTGGGGGTAACACCATCGACCCTGTCGCGTCTGCTGAGTGCCTTGGCAGAGAGAGGCATCATCAAGTTGTCGTCGCGGCACTTCACGGTCGTCAATCCAAAGTATTTCAGCAGCTTGTAA
- a CDS encoding FAD synthetase family protein produces the protein MYVARHHVHWHEIQRSVVTIGTFDGVHLGHRAIISALLDLSKSEQLYPLVVSFQPHPRTVISNGTELRLIQSVADRLRAFARIDAPTVCLRAFTRELAAMSPAEFVTDVLQREFHAKALVMGFDHAFGRDRAGTRDVASALGAGAGFTVRVVPPVMLGGEIVCSTAIRAKLRAGDVAAAAAMLGRPFETTLRQWRHWAVDAVTGLAQLTADWPTDRVVIGDGVYAGYLQSEPILPVGILIQSHLVPSPGNPAVTIMALGDAPQEPSSRARLQFVERVGDLDGARSTHAQAVLTTELRGRITEALRLDRSRRADLR, from the coding sequence ATGTACGTCGCACGGCACCACGTCCACTGGCACGAGATCCAACGATCAGTGGTTACGATCGGCACGTTCGACGGCGTGCATTTGGGCCATCGCGCCATCATTTCCGCTCTGCTCGATCTGTCCAAAAGCGAGCAACTGTATCCGCTCGTGGTCTCGTTTCAGCCGCATCCGCGCACAGTAATTAGCAATGGAACGGAACTTCGTTTGATCCAGTCCGTGGCGGACCGATTGCGAGCGTTCGCGCGGATCGACGCACCGACGGTTTGCCTGCGCGCGTTCACGCGGGAACTGGCCGCGATGTCTCCCGCGGAATTCGTGACCGACGTGCTCCAACGCGAGTTTCACGCGAAGGCGCTGGTGATGGGATTCGACCATGCGTTCGGGCGGGACCGGGCGGGAACTCGCGACGTGGCGTCGGCGCTTGGAGCAGGCGCGGGATTTACGGTGCGCGTCGTTCCTCCGGTGATGTTGGGCGGCGAAATCGTCTGCTCGACGGCGATCCGGGCCAAACTGCGCGCCGGAGACGTTGCCGCCGCCGCCGCGATGTTAGGCCGGCCGTTTGAAACGACCTTGCGACAGTGGCGGCACTGGGCAGTCGATGCGGTGACAGGCCTGGCACAGCTCACGGCGGACTGGCCCACGGACCGCGTCGTCATCGGCGACGGCGTTTACGCCGGCTATCTCCAGAGTGAGCCCATCCTGCCGGTTGGAATTCTGATTCAAAGCCACTTGGTCCCGTCGCCGGGGAATCCCGCGGTGACCATCATGGCGCTCGGCGACGCCCCGCAGGAGCCGAGCAGCCGCGCGCGACTTCAATTCGTGGAGCGCGTCGGCGATCTCGACGGCGCCCGTAGCACGCATGCTCAGGCGGTGTTGACAACGGAGCTGCGCGGCCGGATTACGGAAGCACTCCGATTAGACCGGAGTCGGCGCGCGGACCTTCGGTAG
- a CDS encoding Dabb family protein, which yields MIVHIVMWKLHEFADGADKAANAQRVKAVLIPLRGQIAGLTRLDVGINVPPDAQAWDFVLYTEFVNWPALEAYRIHPLHIEAVSLLQKVRSERAVVDYEL from the coding sequence ATGATCGTTCACATCGTCATGTGGAAGCTGCACGAGTTCGCCGACGGCGCGGACAAGGCCGCCAACGCGCAGCGCGTGAAGGCGGTGCTAATCCCATTGCGCGGTCAGATCGCGGGGCTGACCCGGCTCGACGTCGGGATTAACGTCCCGCCGGACGCGCAAGCGTGGGATTTCGTGCTCTACACGGAGTTCGTAAACTGGCCCGCCCTCGAAGCCTACAGAATTCATCCGCTGCACATTGAGGCCGTGAGTCTTCTGCAAAAAGTCCGGTCCGAGCGCGCGGTCGTGGACTACGAGCTTTGA
- a CDS encoding acetate uptake transporter produces MESNLTIRELRDTTANPAPLGLLGFGMTTVLLNLHNAGLYPLDSMILGMGIFYGGIAQVIAGAMEWKKRNTFAATAFCSYGFFWLTLVAMILLPQMGYGQAPTAVAKAAYLFMWGLFTFVMFLGTLRISRALQFVFGSLTILFWLLAAGDVLENQTILTIAGYEGLVCGLSAIYTGLAQVLNEVYGTRVMPLGSLR; encoded by the coding sequence ATGGAAAGCAATTTGACGATTCGCGAACTGCGGGACACGACGGCGAATCCCGCCCCGCTCGGGCTGCTCGGTTTTGGCATGACGACGGTACTCCTGAACCTGCACAACGCGGGTCTGTATCCGCTCGACAGCATGATTCTCGGAATGGGGATTTTCTACGGCGGAATCGCCCAGGTTATCGCCGGGGCCATGGAATGGAAGAAGCGAAACACCTTCGCGGCGACGGCATTCTGTTCCTACGGCTTTTTCTGGCTCACGCTGGTCGCGATGATCCTCCTTCCGCAAATGGGATACGGTCAAGCTCCCACGGCGGTGGCGAAGGCCGCATATTTGTTCATGTGGGGGCTGTTCACGTTCGTGATGTTCCTCGGCACGCTGCGGATTAGTCGCGCGCTGCAATTCGTGTTCGGTTCACTGACGATTCTGTTCTGGCTGCTGGCCGCGGGTGACGTTCTGGAGAATCAAACGATCCTGACCATCGCCGGCTACGAGGGACTCGTCTGTGGCCTGTCCGCGATCTACACGGGACTCGCGCAAGTCCTGAACGAGGTGTACGGTACGAGGGTGATGCCACTGGGGAGCTTGCGTTGA